From one Geoalkalibacter halelectricus genomic stretch:
- a CDS encoding ABC transporter substrate-binding protein translates to MTDKTGRKHRRYDPGVLRTACLCAAFVLFGAQLQAATPQRIVSLAPAMTEILFALDLGEQVVGVTSFCDRPQKALSRTRVGGMSNPSLEAILALKPDLVVLSMDGNPREVAQRLERLGVKIHVFTARRMEDIPQGIRDLGKDLQAPTAAERLAQNLEKTILRHAQVAETVPAADRKRALFVIWPEPLIVAGTDTLVDDALTLLGFDNIAAGTGVSYPRFSVEEVLRRKPEVIIFGQGQGAMATLAEGLMQRLGSLGAIQEDRLIFVDDALYRAGPRIAEGIADLSHALNERREHAPP, encoded by the coding sequence TTGACGGACAAGACCGGCAGAAAACATCGCAGGTACGACCCAGGCGTCCTCCGCACGGCCTGCCTGTGCGCCGCCTTCGTGCTTTTCGGCGCGCAGCTTCAGGCCGCCACGCCGCAGCGCATCGTCTCCCTGGCTCCGGCCATGACCGAAATTCTTTTCGCCCTGGACCTCGGCGAGCAGGTGGTGGGCGTCACCTCCTTCTGCGACCGGCCGCAGAAGGCGCTCAGCCGCACCCGGGTGGGCGGCATGTCCAACCCCTCCCTGGAGGCGATTCTGGCCCTCAAGCCGGACCTGGTCGTATTATCCATGGACGGCAACCCGCGCGAAGTGGCGCAGCGGCTCGAACGCCTCGGCGTGAAAATCCATGTCTTCACCGCCCGGCGCATGGAAGACATCCCCCAGGGAATCCGCGATCTGGGCAAGGATCTTCAAGCGCCGACCGCGGCAGAGCGGCTGGCGCAGAACCTGGAGAAGACCATCCTGCGCCACGCCCAAGTTGCCGAAACCGTCCCGGCGGCCGACCGCAAGCGTGCGCTGTTCGTCATCTGGCCCGAGCCCCTCATCGTTGCCGGAACCGACACTCTGGTCGACGATGCGCTGACCCTCCTGGGGTTCGACAACATCGCCGCAGGCACCGGAGTCAGCTATCCACGCTTTTCCGTCGAGGAGGTTCTGCGTCGCAAGCCCGAGGTGATTATTTTCGGGCAAGGCCAAGGCGCCATGGCGACCCTTGCTGAAGGACTCATGCAGCGCCTCGGCAGTCTTGGGGCGATTCAGGAAGATCGCCTGATTTTCGTCGATGACGCCCTGTACCGCGCCGGGCCGCGGATCGCCGAGGGCATCGCCGATTTGTCGCACGCCCTCAACGAGCGGCGGGAGCATGCCCCGCCATGA
- a CDS encoding rhodanese-like domain-containing protein: MKNFGYALVLIALLLAAPNIWAQNIPNLPAGEVKNLLDQKQHVLIVDTRTTEEYARGHLPTAINIPPQQFSAIQIHLPQDRSIPLIFYCRGYT; encoded by the coding sequence ATGAAAAACTTTGGGTACGCCCTTGTTCTGATAGCGCTTCTGCTTGCCGCCCCGAACATCTGGGCACAAAACATCCCGAATCTACCCGCGGGCGAGGTGAAAAACCTTCTGGACCAAAAGCAACATGTCCTGATCGTTGACACTCGGACCACCGAGGAGTATGCCCGCGGTCATCTGCCCACGGCCATCAACATCCCCCCCCAGCAATTCAGCGCCATCCAAATCCATCTGCCGCAAGACCGGAGCATTCCGCTGATCTTCTATTGCCGAGGCTACACCTGA
- a CDS encoding class I SAM-dependent methyltransferase: MTGFKDHFSAAAKEYRAFRPTYPAELFAWLARIAPGRDAALDMGCGNGQVAVLLATHFRKVFAVDPSREQIRNAIAADNVEYRVAPAEATGLADGCVDLVAAGQALHWFDFERFYPEVRRLVRPTGGIFAAFTYGLIRMGGAVDAVIEGFYHEVLADYWPPERRHVDSGYQSLPFPFPEIAAPAFELVETWDLPRLVGYLTTWSAVKEYRQRTGSDPIPEVEAQLRQAWGAQPAREVCWPLALRVGRVNQGLNP; encoded by the coding sequence ATGACCGGTTTCAAGGATCATTTTTCCGCCGCCGCGAAAGAATATCGCGCCTTTCGGCCCACCTATCCGGCGGAGCTTTTCGCTTGGCTGGCGCGCATTGCTCCGGGCCGCGACGCGGCTCTGGACATGGGGTGTGGCAACGGCCAGGTCGCGGTGCTGCTGGCGACCCATTTCCGCAAGGTTTTCGCCGTCGATCCGAGCCGCGAGCAGATCCGCAATGCCATCGCGGCCGATAACGTCGAGTATCGGGTCGCGCCTGCCGAGGCGACGGGCCTGGCCGACGGCTGTGTTGATCTGGTGGCGGCGGGGCAAGCCCTGCACTGGTTCGACTTTGAGCGCTTCTATCCCGAGGTGCGGCGCCTGGTACGACCCACGGGAGGCATTTTCGCCGCCTTCACCTATGGTCTCATCCGCATGGGCGGGGCGGTCGATGCGGTCATCGAAGGATTCTACCATGAGGTGCTGGCCGATTACTGGCCACCGGAGCGGCGCCATGTGGACAGTGGTTATCAGTCTCTGCCCTTTCCTTTCCCGGAAATCGCGGCTCCTGCTTTTGAGCTGGTTGAAACCTGGGATTTGCCGCGCCTGGTGGGCTATTTGACCACCTGGTCGGCGGTCAAGGAATACCGGCAACGCACCGGCAGCGACCCCATACCGGAGGTGGAGGCGCAACTGCGGCAGGCCTGGGGCGCGCAACCGGCGCGCGAGGTATGCTGGCCGTTGGCGCTGCGGGTGGGGCGGGTGAATCAGGGCCTGAATCCGTAA
- a CDS encoding NfeD family protein produces the protein MKRFQRLIPFLLIISLAVSMLVSQGLSSQTPTAATARINVVQVADVINPVVARFIKDEIERTNREGMHAFLLELDTPGGLDTAMRDIIQSILNSQAPVIVYVAPRGARAASAGALITLAADFAAMAPGTNIGAATPVALGGGEQDDAMMEKVLQDAVAYAKSLAEQRGRNKEWAERIIREGLSSSAREALELQVIDIIADDRDDLFAQLDGRRYLRAGQSMTLATAQVDLVFSEMNWRQQILTAISNPNVAYLLLMLGFLGIFFELSNPGAIVPGAIGAIALLLAFFGLQTLPVNYVGVLLLFLAVVLFMLEIYVSSYGMLTVGGILSMALGSLMLIDTAEPYMQISRAVIFATVLVCAGFFIVVIYFVTRTQRRPAFSGTEGMVGERGRADSPIAPEGRVFVHGELWTAVSSEHIAEGEPIEVVGMLPGMKLEVRRIKSER, from the coding sequence ATGAAACGATTTCAGAGGCTTATCCCATTTCTGCTGATTATTTCGCTGGCTGTTTCCATGCTCGTCTCCCAGGGGTTGAGCAGCCAGACGCCGACTGCGGCGACCGCGCGGATCAATGTCGTGCAGGTCGCCGATGTCATCAATCCGGTGGTCGCGCGGTTCATCAAGGATGAGATCGAGCGAACCAACCGCGAGGGCATGCACGCCTTTCTGCTGGAACTCGACACCCCCGGCGGTCTTGATACGGCCATGCGGGACATCATCCAATCCATTCTCAATTCCCAGGCTCCGGTCATCGTCTATGTGGCTCCGCGCGGCGCGCGCGCAGCCTCGGCCGGGGCGCTCATCACCCTGGCGGCGGATTTTGCCGCCATGGCTCCCGGCACCAACATCGGCGCGGCTACGCCCGTGGCCCTCGGTGGCGGTGAGCAGGACGACGCCATGATGGAGAAGGTGTTGCAGGATGCGGTGGCCTATGCCAAAAGCCTGGCCGAGCAGCGCGGACGCAACAAGGAGTGGGCCGAGCGCATCATTCGCGAGGGGCTTTCCTCCTCGGCGCGCGAGGCGCTGGAGCTACAGGTTATCGACATCATCGCCGACGATCGCGACGATCTTTTTGCCCAACTCGACGGTCGGCGTTATCTGCGTGCCGGGCAGTCCATGACCCTGGCGACCGCGCAGGTGGATCTGGTGTTTTCCGAAATGAACTGGCGCCAGCAGATCCTCACCGCCATCAGCAATCCCAACGTGGCCTATTTGCTGTTGATGCTCGGCTTTCTTGGGATTTTTTTCGAACTCTCCAACCCCGGCGCCATCGTTCCCGGCGCCATTGGCGCCATTGCCTTGCTGTTGGCCTTTTTCGGGTTGCAGACCCTACCGGTCAATTATGTCGGCGTGCTGCTGCTGTTCCTTGCGGTGGTGTTGTTCATGCTTGAGATCTATGTGTCTTCGTACGGAATGTTGACGGTGGGCGGCATATTGTCCATGGCCCTGGGGTCGCTCATGCTGATCGATACGGCCGAGCCTTACATGCAGATCTCGCGCGCCGTTATTTTCGCCACGGTGCTGGTCTGCGCGGGATTTTTCATCGTCGTTATCTATTTCGTTACCCGCACCCAGCGCCGGCCGGCCTTTTCCGGAACCGAAGGTATGGTCGGCGAACGTGGTCGCGCCGACTCGCCCATCGCGCCCGAGGGCCGGGTGTTCGTCCACGGTGAACTCTGGACGGCCGTTTCCAGCGAACATATCGCCGAAGGTGAGCCCATTGAAGTGGTCGGTATGTTGCCTGGTATGAAACTCGAGGTGCGCCGGATTAAATCCGAACGCTGA
- a CDS encoding ABC transporter ATP-binding protein, translating to MDFSNDGRAQARLAFEQVCFGFGGKIFIENLTFEAAPGEMIGLIGANGAGKSTLLRLAAGLLKPWTGTVRVGGRPLAEHTDRERAGRLAYLPQSLDVHLPFRVAELVRMGNYPRMSAPRLSPEEALRIVGLERKGQAQLGQLSGGELRRAFIAMTLVQGAGCLLLDEPLAGLDLKYQAELLRLLREIVESSGVTVLMSLHDMAATLRFDRLLALKAGHLMAQGPAPAVLTESLMARLFDLAEHDAALFATGPHRT from the coding sequence ATGGACTTTAGCAACGACGGGCGGGCCCAAGCACGCTTGGCCTTTGAGCAGGTGTGCTTCGGATTCGGCGGGAAAATCTTTATCGAGAACCTCACCTTTGAGGCTGCGCCAGGGGAGATGATCGGCCTCATCGGTGCCAACGGCGCGGGCAAATCAACACTTCTCCGGCTGGCCGCGGGCCTGCTTAAGCCATGGACCGGAACCGTCCGGGTCGGAGGCCGCCCCCTTGCCGAGCACACCGACCGGGAGCGGGCCGGGCGCCTGGCCTACCTTCCCCAAAGCCTTGATGTCCACCTGCCCTTTCGGGTTGCCGAGCTGGTGCGCATGGGAAACTATCCCCGCATGAGTGCACCGCGCCTTAGTCCCGAGGAAGCCCTGCGCATCGTCGGCCTCGAGCGCAAAGGACAGGCCCAACTGGGCCAATTAAGCGGTGGTGAGCTGCGCCGCGCCTTCATTGCCATGACCCTGGTGCAGGGCGCAGGCTGCCTGCTTCTCGACGAACCCCTAGCGGGCCTGGACCTCAAATACCAGGCCGAACTGCTCAGGCTTTTGCGTGAAATCGTCGAATCCTCCGGAGTCACGGTGTTGATGTCCCTGCACGACATGGCGGCAACGCTGCGCTTTGATCGCTTGCTTGCCCTCAAGGCAGGACACCTGATGGCCCAGGGCCCTGCGCCAGCGGTTTTGACGGAAAGTCTCATGGCACGCCTTTTTGACCTCGCGGAACATGACGCAGCCCTCTTCGCCACCGGGCCTCACCGTACTTAG
- a CDS encoding slipin family protein, producing MDLPVNIFWLVILALLVVIIASAIRMLYEYERGVVFRLGRFSSVKGPGLRFIIPGVDRMVKVSLRTVAMDVPPQDVITKDNVSIKVNAVIYFRVVSPDKALIEVENYLYATSQLAQTSLRSVLGQSELDDLLAHRDQINQHLQELLDRQTDPWGVKISNVEIKHVDLPSEMQRAMARQAEAERERRSKVIHAEGEFQASQKLAEAASIISKETGALQLRFLQTLTEVSAEKNSTIIFPVPLDLLTPFLDKMKKDKEG from the coding sequence ATGGATTTGCCCGTCAATATTTTCTGGCTGGTGATACTTGCTTTGCTGGTGGTCATTATCGCCAGCGCCATCCGCATGCTTTACGAGTACGAGCGTGGGGTGGTTTTTCGTCTCGGGCGTTTCTCCAGCGTAAAAGGACCGGGCTTGCGTTTCATCATCCCCGGTGTCGATCGCATGGTGAAGGTAAGCTTGCGCACCGTGGCCATGGACGTGCCGCCGCAGGACGTCATCACCAAGGACAACGTTTCGATCAAGGTGAATGCGGTCATCTATTTCCGCGTGGTCAGTCCCGATAAGGCCCTGATCGAGGTGGAAAACTATCTCTACGCCACCAGTCAGTTGGCCCAGACATCGCTGCGCAGTGTTCTCGGTCAGTCGGAGCTGGATGACCTGCTGGCCCATCGCGATCAGATCAACCAGCATTTGCAGGAGTTGCTCGATCGGCAGACCGACCCCTGGGGCGTGAAGATTTCCAACGTCGAAATCAAGCATGTCGACTTGCCCTCGGAAATGCAGCGCGCCATGGCACGACAAGCCGAGGCGGAGCGTGAGCGGCGCTCCAAGGTCATTCACGCCGAGGGGGAATTCCAGGCATCTCAAAAGTTGGCCGAGGCCGCCAGTATCATTTCCAAGGAAACCGGTGCCCTGCAACTGCGCTTCCTGCAAACTCTGACGGAGGTGTCGGCGGAGAAGAACTCCACGATTATCTTCCCCGTGCCTCTCGATCTGTTGACCCCGTTTCTGGACAAAATGAAGAAAGACAAAGAGGGGTGA
- a CDS encoding FecCD family ABC transporter permease, translating to MSPAKTTVLILAVLLATLLSVLSGPRFINPLHITPEDWQILVALRLPRVFVAFLMGAALGASGAILQGVFRNPLADPYVLGISSGAALAAAFGLMTATALPLPVPILAFAGALLTCAAVAALGRSPQGLRPDRLLLGGIGMGFFFSALLLLVMTVSSNDGLKRAILWMSGDLSMADWGLVPAGAVLIAAGLTLALIRAKGLNALTLGDEIAHGLGFSPGTERLLLFIAASLMTAAAISLGGTVGFIGLLVPHAVRHWVGSDARFSVPAAALVGGALLCLADGAGRTLAAPLEIPAGVIAALIGAPCFLIILRKKGYGL from the coding sequence ATGAGCCCAGCCAAAACGACCGTATTGATTCTCGCCGTGCTGCTCGCGACGCTTTTGTCGGTGCTGAGCGGGCCGCGCTTCATCAACCCCCTGCACATAACGCCCGAGGACTGGCAGATCCTGGTCGCCCTGCGCCTGCCCCGCGTCTTCGTCGCCTTTCTCATGGGAGCGGCCCTCGGGGCCTCGGGCGCCATCCTTCAGGGAGTATTTCGCAACCCTCTAGCCGACCCCTATGTGCTGGGAATATCGAGCGGCGCGGCTCTGGCCGCGGCATTCGGCCTGATGACGGCCACCGCCCTGCCCTTGCCGGTGCCCATTCTGGCCTTTGCCGGCGCACTGCTCACCTGCGCCGCGGTGGCCGCCCTGGGTCGCAGCCCCCAGGGCCTCAGACCCGATCGCCTGCTGCTGGGCGGCATCGGCATGGGCTTTTTCTTCTCCGCCCTGCTTCTGCTCGTCATGACCGTTTCGAGCAACGACGGGCTCAAGCGGGCGATTTTGTGGATGTCGGGCGATCTCTCCATGGCGGATTGGGGCCTGGTTCCCGCAGGCGCGGTCCTCATCGCCGCCGGCTTGACTTTGGCCCTGATTCGCGCCAAAGGACTCAATGCCCTGACCCTGGGAGACGAGATCGCCCACGGGCTCGGCTTCTCGCCGGGCACAGAGCGGTTGCTGCTGTTCATCGCCGCGTCCCTGATGACCGCCGCCGCCATTTCCCTGGGAGGCACGGTCGGCTTTATCGGTCTGCTGGTGCCTCATGCCGTTCGCCACTGGGTCGGCTCCGACGCCCGCTTCAGCGTGCCTGCCGCGGCCCTGGTCGGCGGTGCGCTCCTGTGTCTGGCGGACGGCGCGGGGCGAACCCTCGCAGCCCCTCTGGAAATCCCGGCGGGAGTCATTGCGGCCCTGATCGGGGCCCCCTGCTTTCTGATCATTCTGCGGAAAAAGGGCTATGGACTTTAG
- a CDS encoding TonB-dependent receptor plug domain-containing protein, with the protein MLKGIFRLLFVLSLSTPAFAQPQTFNLPEIVVTASRWDEPRTDVPQSLTVISRDEIESRGTPFVTELLRTRSDLFVVQNGGAGKNATLLLRGGNGRQVLVLVDGVRVNSPSTGAADLGGLLTDDIERIEILKGPQSTLYGSEAMAGVVNIITRKGAGPPKTNLLLEAGSFSTRKASGSLSGGTERHDYRLSATWFDTQGISAARSGTEPDGYTNTTLSARLGYSPSARTSLDLNLRYAHDRSELDDFEAGVGMVDALNWIQRRDDYLIALRGTIFPLDNYEQSLGLSLAGQRLKSEDPDTLWNNARINTLTRQLDWQHVVDLHRLTLSGGIAYRREAAENKEVFDEAVDNKAGYVNAKLRLLDQNLILDAGLRYDDHETFGDELTYRIGALYHLRARDLRIRANHGSGFRAPSLNELFFPFYGNPDLRPEKSTAWDVGLEQDLFAGRLTLGATWFQQRYRDLIQTNFATFTADNIGRARVKGLELTAAARPLDTLLIQSSYTWLDALDVDAQSRLPLRPRAKVVSSVEYTFSAVSLGADHIYVSRRFDSSTGRDLSAYGLVNLRGAYALTKALSVYARIDNLFDKDYEEAGDFGTPGFAAFGGLRVSL; encoded by the coding sequence ATGCTCAAGGGCATCTTTCGCCTGTTGTTCGTCCTGTCCCTATCCACCCCGGCCTTCGCCCAACCTCAGACCTTCAATCTTCCGGAAATCGTCGTCACCGCCTCCCGCTGGGACGAACCGCGAACCGACGTGCCTCAATCCCTGACGGTCATCTCCCGCGATGAGATCGAGTCAAGGGGAACCCCCTTTGTGACCGAGTTGCTTCGAACCCGATCGGACCTGTTCGTGGTGCAAAACGGCGGGGCCGGAAAAAACGCCACTTTGCTGCTGCGCGGCGGCAACGGCCGCCAGGTGCTGGTGCTGGTGGACGGCGTGCGGGTGAACAGCCCCTCTACCGGCGCGGCGGACCTGGGCGGACTTCTGACCGACGATATCGAGCGCATCGAAATCCTCAAGGGACCGCAAAGCACTCTCTACGGGTCGGAAGCCATGGCCGGCGTCGTCAACATCATCACCCGCAAAGGGGCCGGCCCACCCAAGACAAACCTCCTTTTGGAGGCCGGCTCGTTTTCCACGCGCAAGGCGTCGGGATCCCTCTCCGGCGGCACGGAGCGCCATGATTACCGACTCAGCGCCACCTGGTTCGATACGCAAGGCATCTCAGCAGCGCGCAGCGGCACGGAACCCGACGGCTATACCAACACCACGCTTTCCGCGCGGCTGGGCTATTCTCCATCGGCCCGCACCAGCCTCGATCTCAATCTGCGCTACGCCCACGACCGTTCAGAGCTCGACGACTTCGAAGCGGGGGTGGGAATGGTGGACGCCCTGAACTGGATCCAGAGGCGCGACGACTATCTGATTGCCCTCAGAGGCACGATTTTTCCTCTGGACAATTACGAACAGAGCCTAGGCTTGTCCCTGGCAGGACAGCGGCTGAAATCAGAAGATCCCGACACCTTATGGAACAATGCCCGCATCAACACCCTCACCCGTCAGCTTGATTGGCAACACGTTGTGGATCTCCACCGGCTGACTCTCAGCGGGGGCATCGCCTATCGGCGCGAAGCCGCTGAAAACAAAGAGGTCTTCGATGAGGCGGTGGACAATAAAGCCGGTTATGTCAACGCCAAATTGCGGCTTTTGGATCAAAACCTGATCCTCGACGCGGGACTGCGTTACGACGACCACGAAACCTTCGGCGACGAACTCACCTACCGCATCGGGGCGCTATACCACCTCCGCGCCCGGGATCTGCGCATCCGAGCCAACCACGGAAGCGGCTTTCGCGCCCCCTCCCTCAACGAACTGTTTTTTCCCTTTTACGGCAACCCCGACCTTAGGCCGGAGAAAAGCACCGCCTGGGATGTGGGTTTGGAGCAGGATCTCTTCGCCGGACGCCTCACCCTAGGCGCTACCTGGTTCCAGCAGCGCTACCGCGATCTCATCCAGACCAACTTCGCCACCTTCACGGCGGACAATATCGGTCGAGCACGTGTCAAGGGACTCGAATTGACCGCCGCGGCAAGGCCTCTGGACACTTTGCTGATACAAAGCTCCTACACCTGGCTGGATGCCCTCGATGTCGACGCCCAGTCACGGCTTCCCTTGCGGCCGCGCGCCAAGGTGGTGTCGTCGGTGGAATACACTTTTTCTGCGGTGAGTCTGGGAGCGGACCATATCTATGTATCCAGAAGGTTCGACTCCTCCACCGGGCGCGACCTTTCCGCCTACGGACTCGTCAACCTACGCGGCGCCTACGCTCTAACCAAGGCACTGAGCGTCTATGCCCGCATCGACAATCTTTTCGACAAAGACTATGAGGAAGCCGGCGATTTCGGCACGCCGGGCTTCGCCGCCTTCGGCGGCCTGAGGGTGAGCCTTTGA
- a CDS encoding MliC family protein: protein MRLFILLSLLAATLGACRPTLPAAPPPSPASEQTYQCGDLRIHTLLENGELLLIMGRGDLRLAPVVAASGARFADQRDNEFWSKGRDEALLSLDGDEPLICRATQAPSPWAEARERGLQYRAIGQEPGWVAEVEGGATPAMRLTLDYGSRELVFATTDPEPDTSANTVSFLGQTEGVQAKLRIDREPCQDSMSGERFPTRAELQLNGDVLRGCGRFFSDEWKLKDLIEPPAQNLPF, encoded by the coding sequence GTGCGTCTTTTTATTCTCCTATCGCTACTCGCAGCAACGCTGGGCGCCTGCCGCCCCACCCTGCCGGCGGCCCCGCCTCCGTCCCCCGCTTCCGAACAAACCTATCAGTGCGGTGACCTGCGCATTCACACCCTGCTTGAAAATGGCGAACTGCTCTTGATCATGGGGCGGGGAGACCTGCGCCTTGCGCCGGTGGTCGCAGCTTCGGGTGCACGCTTTGCGGATCAAAGGGACAATGAATTCTGGAGCAAGGGGCGGGATGAAGCATTGCTGAGCCTGGACGGCGACGAGCCCCTGATCTGCCGGGCGACGCAGGCCCCTTCCCCCTGGGCCGAGGCCCGCGAGCGCGGCCTCCAATACCGCGCCATCGGCCAGGAACCTGGATGGGTCGCCGAAGTCGAGGGGGGAGCAACTCCGGCCATGCGCCTGACTCTCGACTACGGCAGTCGCGAATTGGTCTTTGCAACCACGGACCCCGAACCGGATACCTCCGCGAACACAGTCTCGTTCCTCGGGCAAACCGAAGGGGTTCAGGCGAAGCTACGCATCGACCGCGAGCCTTGCCAAGACAGCATGAGCGGCGAACGTTTCCCCACGCGCGCCGAGTTGCAACTCAACGGGGACGTTCTGCGCGGTTGCGGCCGTTTTTTTTCCGATGAATGGAAGCTTAAGGACCTCATTGAGCCTCCGGCTCAAAACCTGCCCTTTTAG